The genomic segment TTGCTGCTACTTATCTAAAGTATTCGTGTAGCTAATGATTGCCCGATCTAGTTGTTCGCGGTGTTGTTCGTAGTATACCCATGCAGTGGTTAAATCATCAGTGGTTAGGGCAGGATAGTTCCGTAATAACTCTTTATCATCTGCTCCTTGTTGACCGAAAAGCGATCGGTGTCCACACAGGAATCCGTGTACTACGAATGCATGGCTGCCCACCACATACGTCAAATGTTACTTGAATTGGCTTGCTACTCAATCGCTCTTGCAAAAAGATACGCTCTTCTGAGCTAAGAGATTCGATTATCTGCACTATTGAATCTCATCGGTTAATACCTACTCACAATGCTGCATTTAAAGTAACGTCTTTTATCTCAGTTGAAACCCAATACCCGAATTCGTCTGATTTGAAGAAAGTAATCTACCTTTTGCCTTCTCAACAAGCAAGATAACACCATTAAAATAGAATAAGACTACTATCATAACTGAAAATACTCTATGCAAATTACGATTGAAATTCCTGATGAAATTGCCAAGAGGTTAGACCAAGCATGGGGTGGTCTTTCTCATAGACTGTTAGAAGTAATTGTTGCAGATGCTTACCGTTGCGGGGAAATGAGTACATCTGAAGTTCGACAAATACTCCAGTTAAAGTCTCGTTTAGAAACCCATGCCTTCTTGAAACGGATGGGTGTTTATCTAAATTATGACGAGACTGAATTAGAAAGAGATATTCAAACTCTTAAAGAGTTTAGAGCATAATGATTATTGTCTCTGATACTTCCCCAATTTGTTACTTGCTGCTAATCGATCGTATTGACATATTGCAAGAACTTTACCGTGTCATTATAATTCCCCAAGGTGTAGCTGATGAGCTAAATGCTCCTGAGTCACCCCTTGTTGTTCGGAATTGGATTGCTAAACCTCCCGATTGGCTACAAATTCAGACAGTACAAGTAGGTAAATTCTTAGGATTGGAAAAACTCGATCCTGGTGAGCGAGAAGCAATTTTATTAGCAGAGCAAATCAAAGCTGAATTGGTCATTTTAGATGATAAAGCAGCAAGACACATAGCTATAGAAAGAGGTTTAAAAATTATTGGATTGTTGGGTATTTTGAAAGATGCTGCTCCGCAATCCTCACAAATCAAATAGGATCGCTATAGTTGAGATTAAAGGACAACGAAAATGTGGGTAGAAAGCATAACGCTCTCGAACATTAAGTGCTTTCGAGAAGAAAAAATATTCTTTACTCATAAGCAAGCCACGGGTCAGAGAGCAAAACCTTATTCTTGGATTACTTTACTGGGTGAGAATGGAGTAGGAAAAAGTACGTTGCTGCAAGCACTTGCACTACTGTTAGCGGGTCCCGAAGCAGCGAAAGAACTTCTTCCTCGTCCTACTGGTTGGGTTCGCAACCCCTCTATTCCGGGAAAATTAAGTGCTGTTTTACACAAAGAAGAAACTGATGCAGGTAGTTTCGGGGAAGATAAAAGGAGGCATACATTTGCCTATTCTTACTTTGTAACAGGTGGAGTACCTGTCCAAGTAGGAAAAGAAAAGGAAACATACACTGAACCAGCACTCATTGAAGAACCCTCGAAAATCTTGAGTTGGTTGCGAACAAATGCTTTTGCTTCAGACAGTAAAGGGTGGTTTTCTGTCGGTTATGGAGCTTTTCGTCGATTAACTCGAGTGAGTCAAGTCTTGATACCTAGTTTAGAACCAGCAAAACGTTCTAGCAATTTCATTACTCAGTTTGATGAAGATAGTGCTTTAAGTTCTTTTGAAAGATGGATGGTCTATTTAGAATTTCGTATTGCTAAAAATCCAGAGGATGCTAAAGCGCGACGAATGCGAGAAGTAGGGGAAAAAGTTATTGAAAGTCTTCTTCCTGGAGATGCTCAAATCGCTGAAGTCACCATTGATGGTCTGATTCAATTCACAGTTAATGGTCAAAAGGTTTCAACTATTAATTTGTCTGATGGTTATCGTAGCGTCATAGCCCTAGCAGGAGATTTAATCTGGCGATTGCTTCAAGCTTTTCCAGATTTGGAAGATCCAACCCAAGCATCTGGTGTAGTTTTAATAGATGAGTTAGATATTCACTTACACCCATCATGGCAAAGACAAATTGCTGGTTGGTTGCGGCAGGTTTTTCCCTATCTTCAATTTATTGTTGCCACCCATAGTCCTTTAGTAGCCGCAGGAGGAGGAGACGATGCTTTAACTTTGCGCTTAGAATTGGTAAACGGTGAAATTGAGGTTAAACAAGTTCAAAATGTATCAGCTTACGATTCTGACTCTATTTTAAGAAGCTCTGCTTTTGGTTTAGAATCTACTTACTCCCCGGAAACTCAAGCGAAAATGAATCGTTATTACGAACTTAGGGATAAAAGAGACAACCTTTTAGAACAAGAATCTAAGGAGTACGAACATTTAAGGCAATTTATGAAAGCAGCACAACCTGTTGGCGGTCTTCCCGAACCAGGGAGTTTAGAAGCTCGAACTAGAGCTTTCTTGGAGGCAAATTTGCCTTGATACCCGTATCTAGACCAAAACAACCACCAACAGTTTTAAAACGAAATGCTGCGAAATGGTTAGCAAATTTGCAGGCAGCTATAGCTCATTTACAGACTGTTAAAGCTAATCCTACTGCTACAAGAGAAGAAATAGCTAAAGCTGAAAAAAATATTGAAAAGGCGAAGAATAAGTATAGACATAAGGAAATTAAAGACTTGTTGGAGCAAATGTTTTATGGGAAATGCGCTTACTGTGAAAGTAAAGTGACCACTACAGGATATGGGGATATCGAACACTTTTGCCCAAAAGTTAACCCAAGATGCATTCATTTGACGTTTGAGTGGAGTAATCTTTTACTTTCCTGTGAGAAATGTAATGATGCCAGTCACAAAGGTACACAATTTCCTCTGGATTCAAATGGCAAATCTATGTTAATAAATCCAACTGATAGTGTTACAGATATTAATAAACATCTTCATTTTTCTTGGGATAATGTAGATGGCGCAATAGTCATCGGTCTTGATACACGAGGAAAAGTGGTTGAGCAAGTTTTCGATCTAAACTCTATTCGTGGTACTAGAAAAGAACTCATAAAGCATCGAACTAAATACGTCCAACAAATACTAAGTATACTAACAATTGCTTTGCAAACTGGTAACTCTCAAGCAATAGCATTGCTTTTAGAGCATTGCCAGCCAAGCGCTGAATACAGTGCTTTTGCTCGTATTCACGTTCTCCCCATTCTTGCTCATCATTTTCAAGAACCAGATGCGATCGCACTTCTAAAAGAATTCAGCAAGCAAAGCTCAGAGTATGCAGCATTTGTTCGTGTTGACGAATTGCCTAGTATATGAAGACAGAAGTTTGGAGGCAGATAGCACAAAAGCTTTTATGTCTTGCAATTCTTATAAATTAGAGAAAAACAGCGCAATGACATAAAGTACTAAATTTAGTTACTAG from the Tolypothrix bouteillei VB521301 genome contains:
- a CDS encoding DUF3368 domain-containing protein, giving the protein MIIVSDTSPICYLLLIDRIDILQELYRVIIIPQGVADELNAPESPLVVRNWIAKPPDWLQIQTVQVGKFLGLEKLDPGEREAILLAEQIKAELVILDDKAARHIAIERGLKIIGLLGILKDAAPQSSQIK
- a CDS encoding DUF433 domain-containing protein; the encoded protein is MQIIESLSSEERIFLQERLSSKPIQVTFDVCGGQPCIRSTRIPVWTPIAFRSTRSR
- a CDS encoding DUF433 domain-containing protein, which codes for MVGSHAFVVHGFLCGHRSLFGQQGADDKELLRNYPALTTDDLTTAWVYYEQHREQLDRAIISYTNTLDK
- a CDS encoding AAA family ATPase: MWVESITLSNIKCFREEKIFFTHKQATGQRAKPYSWITLLGENGVGKSTLLQALALLLAGPEAAKELLPRPTGWVRNPSIPGKLSAVLHKEETDAGSFGEDKRRHTFAYSYFVTGGVPVQVGKEKETYTEPALIEEPSKILSWLRTNAFASDSKGWFSVGYGAFRRLTRVSQVLIPSLEPAKRSSNFITQFDEDSALSSFERWMVYLEFRIAKNPEDAKARRMREVGEKVIESLLPGDAQIAEVTIDGLIQFTVNGQKVSTINLSDGYRSVIALAGDLIWRLLQAFPDLEDPTQASGVVLIDELDIHLHPSWQRQIAGWLRQVFPYLQFIVATHSPLVAAGGGDDALTLRLELVNGEIEVKQVQNVSAYDSDSILRSSAFGLESTYSPETQAKMNRYYELRDKRDNLLEQESKEYEHLRQFMKAAQPVGGLPEPGSLEARTRAFLEANLP
- a CDS encoding UPF0175 family protein — translated: MQITIEIPDEIAKRLDQAWGGLSHRLLEVIVADAYRCGEMSTSEVRQILQLKSRLETHAFLKRMGVYLNYDETELERDIQTLKEFRA